CGGAATTTTCCGTATAACCATTGCTTGTAGAAAAGAATGAAGGTGAAATAGGCTTTCCATCATATGTAAGGATTTTCCCCTGGGTAGAAGCAACCGCGTCTGTAACTTTTTTGATTTTCTTATCAAAATTTTTCTTCCATGCTTTCTTCAATTCGGAATTGTTTTTATAAACTTGAAACATTTGTGTATCATCGACAAGCGACCCTTTTGGCGAGCTTACTGCTTTATTACCGGTCATTTGCCTGACAATATAGGTTCTTGCCGCCAGCGCTTGAGCTTTTAGCGCTTCCTCTTCGAAATCTGCAGGCATTTCGGATGCGACGACTCCTATAACGTATTCCTCCAATGGAATATTTTCCACTTCCTGCTTTGCTGTTCGGTACACAGAAACCGAAACTGATGAATCTTCCAGCTTAGGTACCCCCTTAGCTTGATTTTTCGGTGCCGCTCCGTTCGAACCTTCATGGAAAGGTAGGACAAGGATCGTCGGGATGAGAAGAATGATTAGACTTAATCCTGATAGTACTAGTGCCAATTTTTTCATAACAGCTGCCTCCATATTTTTTGTCTCTACTTTATTCATATGGGGGAGGACAAGCTAATATGACATCCAGTCCTTTTTGCAGTCCGATTGTTTTCATTATTTACGTATTCTTTTTTGCAAAAAAGTGCATACTGTTTTTAATGACTTTGCAAAAAAATCAGCATGCCACTCGGGTGACATACTGATCTATAAAAAAATTATTGCGAGCAAATCAGATGGTACTTACGTGAACCCCAATTATGCTTTTAAATCGGTTAAGCTCGTTAATTCAACGGCTGTTTCTTCAGTTACTCGTTCAATATCGGCTCCCAAGCCTGCAAGCTTGTTATGGAAATTGACATAGCCTCGATCTAAGTGCTTCAATTCGGTTACTCTTGTGTATCCATCAGCTGCCAGCCCGGCAAGAATAAGTGCGGCTCCAGCACGCAAATCGGTTGCAGCTACCTCTGCTCCTTGCAGAGGAACAGGACCATTGATAATAACCGAGCGACCTTCAATTTTGATATTACCATTCATGCGCCTAAATTCTTCTGCATGCATAAAACGGTTTTCAAACACAGTTTCTGTGATCATGCTCGTTCCGTTTGCGCATAATAGCAATGCCATCATCTGCGACTGCATATCAGTTGGAAATCCAGGATGCGGCATTGTTTTGATATCAATGGACTTTAATTGGTTGGGACCAATGACTCTGAGTCCCTCTCCTTCTTCGATAATGGTAACACCCATTTCCTGCATCTTTGCAATTAACGAGGTGAGATGTTCTGGAACTGCTCCTTGAACTAATACGTTTCCTTTCGTAATTGCAGCGGCTACCATAAAAGTTCCTGCTTCAATTCGATCCGGGATAATCAGGTGATGAGTACCCTTAAGCTTTTCCACACCTTCAATTTTTATTGTACCAGTACCCGCACCGCGGATTTTTCCGCCCATAGCATTAATATAGTTAGCAAGATCCACTATTTCCGGCTCTTTTGCAACATTTTCAAGAATGGTAGTTCCCTTTGCCAAAGACGCAGCCATGATTAAGTTTTCCGTAGCCCCTACACTAGGAAAATCAAGATAAACCTTTGCACCTTTTAGTCTGCCGTTTACTTCGGCTTCAATAAATCCGTTTCCTACTTTAATCTCGGCTCCCATTGCTTCGAAGCCTTTAAGATGCTGATCAATCGGTCTTGAACCAATTGCACATCCCCCTGGCAGAGCTACTCTGGAACGGCCTGTGCGAGCAAGCAGCGGGCCCATTACAAGCACGGAAGCACGCATTTTACGTACATATTCAAATGGGGCTTCAGTGGTTAACTCATATGATGCATCAATGACGACTTGATTGTTCTCAAAATGTACTTCTGCTCCTAAATGACGTAACACTTCATTAATTGTATATACATCGGAGAGCGTAGGCACATCACAAATTACGCTTTTTTCTTCACTGGCTAATAAGGATGCAGCGATGACTGGCAAAACGGCATTTTTAGCTCCTTCAACTTTCACTGTACCGTTTAACTTATTACCGCCGCGGACGATGATTTTTTCCAAAGTATTCCCCTCCGCGTCCATAATTCTATATATTAATATTCAGACGTTACGATTGGTGTTCCAATCACAATCATATGTTTTCCGCCCATTCCTGAGCTTCGAATCGCGATCTGCAGATTCATTTTATGATCAGCAGTCGATATATAATTTTTCCATCTCGTTGTATAAGCTGATATTGATACGAAATTTGGTTCATTTAGCTGTTCAACCGGC
This window of the Bacillus gobiensis genome carries:
- the spoIID gene encoding stage II sporulation protein D, coding for MKKLALVLSGLSLIILLIPTILVLPFHEGSNGAAPKNQAKGVPKLEDSSVSVSVYRTAKQEVENIPLEEYVIGVVASEMPADFEEEALKAQALAARTYIVRQMTGNKAVSSPKGSLVDDTQMFQVYKNNSELKKAWKKNFDKKIKKVTDAVASTQGKILTYDGKPISPSFFSTSNGYTENSEAYWQNKIEYLKSVKSSWDEKSPKFKDTKKFSVAEFEQKLGVNLKDGNSIGEITARTPGKRVATAVINGKSLTGREIREKLGLRSADFQWVRNNDTITITTKGFGHGIGMSQYGAHYLAEDGKTAEEIVKYYYKGVEISPSDQFLNTYTAKK
- the murA gene encoding UDP-N-acetylglucosamine 1-carboxyvinyltransferase — its product is MEKIIVRGGNKLNGTVKVEGAKNAVLPVIAASLLASEEKSVICDVPTLSDVYTINEVLRHLGAEVHFENNQVVIDASYELTTEAPFEYVRKMRASVLVMGPLLARTGRSRVALPGGCAIGSRPIDQHLKGFEAMGAEIKVGNGFIEAEVNGRLKGAKVYLDFPSVGATENLIMAASLAKGTTILENVAKEPEIVDLANYINAMGGKIRGAGTGTIKIEGVEKLKGTHHLIIPDRIEAGTFMVAAAITKGNVLVQGAVPEHLTSLIAKMQEMGVTIIEEGEGLRVIGPNQLKSIDIKTMPHPGFPTDMQSQMMALLLCANGTSMITETVFENRFMHAEEFRRMNGNIKIEGRSVIINGPVPLQGAEVAATDLRAGAALILAGLAADGYTRVTELKHLDRGYVNFHNKLAGLGADIERVTEETAVELTSLTDLKA